Part of the Bacillus sp. THAF10 genome is shown below.
TGAAGAAGTTCAACGTTTTGGAAAGTATCATCCTGATTATCGCAAGGTCACACTTGAGACTCGGGAACTTAAGCGCAAGTTAGATCTTCATGAAACCATTCACGCCTTTAAGGAAGCGGAAAACAATATTCAAAAGCTTCTCGATGAGGTGAGTGTGATGCTTGGAAAGGCAGTATCAGAAAATGTAAAGGTACCAACAGGAAATCCATTTTTTGATTCTCTCTCAAGCTGTGGTGGCGGATGTGGCTCTGGCGGCGGATGTGGCTGTAAAGCTGGATAAGGGTGATGACGAAGCTGTGCTTTGCTGCAGCTTCTTTTTTTTTGAGATTTTTTAAGGTTAGGTTTTTCTAAGACGAATACAGTCTTCACAAAGGTTTCCACAGCAAAACATCTTTTCTTGAGGTACAAAAAAACGATGACGATACACAAACAAAGAATGATGTTTTCTGAAAAAATGCGTTTCTGCCGTTACTTTCTTTTTAAACATGGCTTTCTTTGCACAGACATGTATAAAGGAGCGGCCCTTTTCTTCCCAGATTTCGTTATGTTCCTCCATAACCGTTACATAGAGAAAGGGAATGCCGGTAACATTTTTTCGATAACAATTCTGCACTAGTTCATTTTTTTGAAGCTCTTCTAAAAAAGAATTCCAAATCGCATCTAGCTCCATTCACACTCACCCTCTCAATAAAATATTTTCTTTAACTTGTCATAATTTTTCCATTCATGCTAAACTAGATAAAGATAAATAAGGGATACATAAAGGGGTAAAGGTATGTTATCACAAAGACAAGGTATCGTTGTCTGGCTTCATTCATTGAAACAGGCGAAGCTTTTAAGACGTTACGGGAACGTTATTTATATATCCAAAAAGTTAAAATATGTGCTTTTCTATTGTAATCGTGATGACGTAGAGATGCTGGTAGAAAAGCTGAACAAACAATCCTATGTAAAAAAGGTCGATGTTTCTCCAAAGCATGCCATTAAAACTCATTATGAAAATTCGCGACCAGATAAAGCAAAAGAATACGATTACAAAATGGGTCTATAAAAAAAAGCAGTACAAGCAAAGTAACGTTTGATTTGTACTGCTTTTTTCTGCTTATTTCAGGGCAGGAATATAATGATTTAATCGAAGAATTCCAATGAGATATTGGAAGAACAACTCTTTTTCTACAAAGGTACTAGATGGCTTTACATCAAATTGAATAACCTGTTTGTTTAGTGTTTCCGCTAAATTTAAGAAAAGCTCGGCACGTTTATTGCTTTGATGATGGTAGTTTGGAATTCCTTCTAAACTGATATAAAGTGCTTGAAAATCACCAGGATTTGTTGGTTTCATTACCACTACAAAAGATGATAGCTTACGATCGTTTTTTTCTGTATGTAACATCATCATATGCTGTAATCTATCACTATTGCTTTTAGCAAGCTCCATCAGCTCGTAAATATCTGAATACCCTTCTCCAAG
Proteins encoded:
- a CDS encoding YlbF family regulator, translating into MFATLEHIMMAERAEELAKMIWQSELADDYHRSLNKLQNDEEAQALIRSFDSIKEKYEEVQRFGKYHPDYRKVTLETRELKRKLDLHETIHAFKEAENNIQKLLDEVSVMLGKAVSENVKVPTGNPFFDSLSSCGGGCGSGGGCGCKAG
- a CDS encoding YlbG family protein, whose protein sequence is MLSQRQGIVVWLHSLKQAKLLRRYGNVIYISKKLKYVLFYCNRDDVEMLVEKLNKQSYVKKVDVSPKHAIKTHYENSRPDKAKEYDYKMGL
- a CDS encoding methylthioribose kinase, which produces MIQRFIELGEGYSDIYELMELAKSNSDRLQHMMMLHTEKNDRKLSSFVVVMKPTNPGDFQALYISLEGIPNYHHQSNKRAELFLNLAETLNKQVIQFDVKPSSTFVEKELFFQYLIGILRLNHYIPALK